In one Chryseobacterium camelliae genomic region, the following are encoded:
- a CDS encoding DUF6492 family protein, with the protein MHSLILFIKTYKPDFERVQKLLASIEKHNKENIPVLISVNDNDFDFFKNNIADYNVIKDSDIFEADSSDGWRYQQIIKAHVYKLNICKNYLCIDSDSEFIRDFYYSDFLYDENTPYTIMHESKPFLETMENIGLDSENIFFKEALRATRPLFENKGKEWDYGPSPYLWSCKVWEHFVEVYLKNENKTFLDFFQQIDKVTPPSECVIYGEYLLKTKLIDLYPIEGFFKVYHYEKQYQIEKKFHDIEKFKKVYLGVIFQSNWQIKKKKFLLFK; encoded by the coding sequence ATGCATTCACTTATTTTATTCATTAAAACATATAAACCCGATTTTGAAAGGGTACAAAAACTTCTTGCGTCCATAGAAAAACATAACAAAGAAAACATCCCGGTTCTTATATCTGTGAATGACAATGATTTTGATTTTTTTAAAAATAATATTGCAGATTATAACGTTATTAAGGATTCAGACATTTTTGAAGCCGACAGTTCGGATGGATGGAGATACCAACAAATCATAAAAGCACACGTTTATAAATTAAATATCTGCAAAAATTATTTGTGTATTGATTCTGATTCAGAATTCATCCGAGATTTTTATTATTCAGACTTTCTGTATGATGAAAATACGCCTTACACGATAATGCATGAGTCTAAACCATTTTTGGAAACCATGGAAAACATTGGATTAGACTCTGAAAACATTTTCTTTAAAGAGGCATTACGAGCCACTCGCCCATTGTTTGAAAATAAAGGAAAAGAATGGGATTACGGCCCATCTCCATATCTTTGGAGCTGTAAGGTTTGGGAACATTTTGTAGAAGTTTATTTAAAAAATGAAAATAAAACTTTTTTAGATTTCTTCCAGCAAATAGATAAGGTTACTCCACCATCAGAATGTGTGATATACGGCGAATATCTTCTTAAAACCAAACTTATAGATCTGTATCCTATAGAAGGTTTTTTTAAAGTATATCATTATGAAAAACAATATCAGATTGAAAAAAAATTCCATGATATTGAGAAATTTAAAAAAGTATATTTAGGTGTCATCTTCCAGAGTAATTGGCAGATAAAAAAGAAAAAATTCCTATTGTTTAAATGA
- a CDS encoding glycosyltransferase family 2 protein, whose translation MKISIVTAYYNRKKLFDNTLLSISKQIENHRLDIEVIAVDDGSDEDERLEDLINKYPFLKIIRLEKKDKWYSNSCIPFNIGFKEAKGDIIILQNPECTHYGDVLKYTLENINHENYISFACFSLGAESTNNIEIFLKDSEKLKDLMQKNSVGYIGDGLDCWYNHPVINPTGYHFCAAITKENLYDLGGFDERFAKGIAFDDNEFLYRVHLKGLDVQIVEEPIVLHQNHYSKISYTTDKNLLDDKTYQQRLKLAEKNRILFELVTKSQKPWRVNYFCENEEHKTEKKFLEKIKIKLKKLF comes from the coding sequence ATGAAAATATCAATAGTAACAGCATATTACAACCGAAAAAAACTCTTTGACAATACTCTTTTGAGTATTTCAAAACAAATTGAAAATCACAGATTAGACATTGAAGTAATTGCTGTAGATGACGGGAGTGATGAAGATGAAAGATTAGAGGATCTTATCAATAAGTATCCGTTTTTAAAAATAATCCGATTAGAAAAAAAAGATAAATGGTACTCTAATTCCTGTATTCCTTTTAATATAGGGTTCAAAGAGGCAAAAGGAGATATTATCATATTACAAAATCCAGAATGTACTCATTATGGTGATGTTTTAAAGTATACGCTAGAAAACATCAACCATGAAAATTATATAAGCTTTGCCTGTTTTTCTCTTGGTGCAGAGAGTACAAATAATATTGAAATATTCCTGAAAGACTCTGAAAAGCTGAAAGATTTAATGCAAAAAAACAGTGTAGGATATATCGGTGACGGGCTAGATTGTTGGTACAATCACCCTGTTATAAATCCGACAGGATATCATTTCTGCGCTGCGATAACAAAAGAAAATCTGTACGACTTGGGAGGGTTTGACGAAAGGTTTGCAAAAGGTATTGCATTTGATGATAACGAGTTTTTATATCGAGTACATTTAAAAGGTCTTGATGTACAAATTGTAGAAGAACCTATTGTTCTTCACCAAAATCATTATTCTAAAATATCTTATACTACAGATAAAAATCTTTTAGATGATAAAACCTATCAACAAAGATTAAAATTAGCCGAAAAAAACCGCATCTTATTTGAGCTGGTTACAAAATCTCAAAAACCATGGCGGGTTAATTACTTTTGTGAAAACGAAGAGCACAAGACTGAAAAAAAATTCTTAGAAAAAATAAAAATTAAACTCAAGAAGCTTTTTTAA
- a CDS encoding glycosyltransferase: MNFSNKNLLFFFPESPFSKRAGNVLRTYTNLKQLKSVGLSIDLVGVEDYYKSFGDTVESIDFAIINDVFVLKTKPPKKKLTFEYWKYKIQKKFNKQHSNQYLTQYLKDNFTAILDKKKYDYIFINYEFWTDLIRDQDLKGAKTIVDTHDWITLNEFYNNKNLDLGTRFGEEIKNLSFYDKVVTISQDEYFIFKSFLGDKVINIPPSFPENFEDTNTEKKYDLIFVGSDNPFNVLSINWFVERVLPLLSKEIKICIIGRICKHVPDHESIEKVFFTDNLETYYQASKIAICPMLKGTGIKIKVVEAMSYGLPIVGTEKAVDGFSDKKNNGCRVSDNEIIFADIIKNLLNNPSDYERQKQEAIHFFKNNFSEKKSVELWEKTLIF, encoded by the coding sequence ATGAATTTTTCTAATAAAAACTTATTATTTTTCTTTCCTGAAAGTCCTTTCTCCAAAAGAGCCGGGAATGTTTTGCGTACCTACACCAATCTTAAACAATTGAAATCAGTAGGTTTAAGCATTGATCTTGTGGGTGTAGAAGATTATTACAAAAGTTTTGGAGATACTGTTGAAAGTATTGATTTTGCAATTATTAATGATGTTTTTGTTCTGAAAACCAAACCACCAAAGAAAAAACTGACCTTTGAGTATTGGAAATATAAAATTCAGAAAAAATTTAATAAACAACATTCAAATCAATATCTCACTCAATATCTGAAAGATAATTTCACGGCTATTCTTGATAAAAAAAAGTACGATTATATTTTTATCAATTATGAATTCTGGACAGATCTCATCCGTGATCAGGATTTAAAAGGAGCGAAAACAATTGTTGATACTCACGACTGGATTACTTTGAATGAGTTTTACAACAACAAAAACTTAGATTTAGGCACAAGATTTGGTGAAGAAATTAAGAATCTTTCATTTTACGATAAAGTGGTTACCATTTCGCAGGATGAATATTTTATTTTCAAAAGTTTTCTTGGAGACAAGGTAATTAACATTCCGCCAAGTTTTCCCGAAAATTTCGAAGATACAAATACCGAAAAAAAATATGATCTTATATTTGTAGGCAGCGACAATCCTTTCAATGTATTATCTATCAACTGGTTTGTAGAAAGAGTTTTGCCTCTTCTTTCCAAAGAAATAAAAATTTGTATTATTGGAAGAATCTGTAAGCATGTTCCGGATCATGAAAGTATTGAAAAAGTATTTTTTACAGACAATTTAGAGACATATTATCAGGCATCCAAAATTGCAATCTGCCCAATGCTGAAAGGAACCGGCATAAAAATTAAAGTCGTGGAGGCAATGTCTTACGGATTACCGATTGTAGGAACCGAAAAAGCGGTTGACGGTTTTTCAGACAAAAAAAATAACGGCTGTAGGGTAAGTGATAACGAAATCATATTTGCCGATATAATCAAAAATCTTTTAAACAATCCATCAGATTACGAGAGACAAAAACAGGAAGCCATCCACTTTTTCAAGAATAATTTTTCAGAAAAAAAATCGGTTGAGCTTTGGGAAAAAACTTTAATTTTTTAA
- a CDS encoding glycosyltransferase family protein — protein MKICLISFDFWHYDEHIVNKLKEKGVEAYHINIGAFTHKNFGARVKNTFSKVFLGKNLKHEKRQNFIIESLHKIGKQDQILVINPEAIEERVHTEIRKYAVRNIAYLYDSMSRNPAEHILHFFDTVFSFDDEDVAKFGFNKITNYNYLEYFPAEKQHPHLDLFYITSYDKKRLEKLNLLINKIDALHIKFKTIIAGKKSWKNQIFQIIDKKNIHILKFRRKNIPQQSLPKLYKNCKVILDLQRQNQMGLSFRIFEAMALEKKFITDNQNIKNYDFYNPENILILNKDYSNVNKSFFESGYQKLPQEIYQKYTLDNWVNTVFKLNQS, from the coding sequence ATGAAAATTTGTTTGATTAGTTTTGATTTTTGGCATTATGACGAGCATATCGTTAATAAGCTCAAAGAAAAAGGCGTAGAGGCATACCATATTAACATTGGAGCTTTCACTCACAAAAATTTTGGAGCAAGAGTAAAAAATACCTTTAGCAAAGTTTTCTTAGGTAAAAATCTTAAACATGAAAAAAGGCAGAATTTCATTATAGAATCATTGCATAAAATAGGAAAACAGGATCAGATTCTTGTTATCAATCCTGAAGCAATTGAAGAAAGAGTGCATACAGAAATTCGCAAATATGCGGTAAGAAATATCGCTTATCTTTATGACAGCATGTCCAGAAACCCTGCTGAGCACATTCTCCATTTTTTTGACACTGTTTTTTCCTTTGACGATGAAGATGTCGCCAAGTTTGGTTTTAATAAAATTACCAATTACAATTATTTGGAATACTTTCCGGCTGAGAAACAACACCCACATCTTGATTTGTTTTACATCACTTCTTATGACAAAAAACGATTAGAAAAACTTAATCTGCTCATCAATAAGATTGATGCTTTACATATTAAGTTCAAAACCATTATTGCCGGAAAAAAAAGCTGGAAGAACCAGATTTTTCAAATTATTGATAAAAAAAACATTCATATTTTAAAATTCCGGAGAAAAAATATCCCGCAACAATCATTACCAAAACTGTATAAAAACTGCAAAGTCATTCTTGATTTACAGCGCCAAAATCAAATGGGATTAAGCTTCCGTATTTTTGAGGCGATGGCACTGGAAAAAAAATTCATCACAGACAATCAGAATATTAAAAATTATGACTTTTATAATCCGGAAAATATTCTGATATTGAATAAAGATTACAGCAACGTGAATAAATCTTTTTTTGAATCCGGTTATCAGAAGCTTCCTCAGGAGATTTATCAAAAGTACACTTTGGATAATTGGGTAAATACTGTTTTCAAACTGAATCAATCATGA
- a CDS encoding polysaccharide deacetylase family protein translates to MLTNAVKGLLGLSKRKTVRILMYHQVLPKKLAPKNDLIVTTENLEEQFIYIKNNFNTLFFKELDQENSIPNKIILTFDDGYYNNLEYLVPLLEKYRLKATIFIPTEYIQNEASSSEKHFMNFDEIKNVNPELVEIALHSHAHKNYSEMSVENAREDLKKNIEILKENAINFSHVLAYPYGKFPKEKSKKRAFFEMLEQSGITAALRIGNEIESYPWKNKFEINRIDIKYGDSINTFKWKLRLGKLKL, encoded by the coding sequence ATGCTAACAAACGCTGTAAAAGGATTATTAGGCTTATCAAAAAGAAAAACCGTTCGTATCCTGATGTATCATCAGGTTTTACCTAAAAAATTAGCTCCTAAAAACGACCTTATTGTAACGACAGAAAATTTAGAAGAGCAATTTATTTATATAAAAAATAACTTCAACACACTATTTTTTAAAGAACTTGATCAAGAAAACAGCATACCGAATAAAATTATCTTAACCTTTGATGACGGCTATTACAACAACCTTGAATATTTAGTTCCTCTGCTGGAAAAATATCGGTTAAAAGCAACCATCTTCATTCCTACAGAATATATTCAGAACGAGGCCAGTTCTTCAGAAAAACATTTTATGAATTTTGATGAAATTAAAAATGTAAATCCTGAACTTGTAGAAATTGCACTTCACAGCCATGCTCATAAAAACTATTCTGAAATGTCTGTGGAGAATGCGCGAGAAGACCTCAAAAAAAACATTGAAATTTTAAAAGAAAATGCCATAAATTTCTCTCACGTACTGGCCTATCCTTATGGAAAGTTCCCGAAAGAAAAGAGTAAAAAAAGAGCATTTTTTGAAATGCTTGAACAATCAGGAATTACTGCCGCATTAAGGATTGGCAACGAAATAGAATCTTATCCGTGGAAAAATAAATTTGAAATCAACCGTATCGATATAAAATACGGAGACAGCATTAATACGTTTAAATGGAAACTGAGGCTCGGAAAACTAAAACTTTAA
- a CDS encoding phosphomannose isomerase type II C-terminal cupin domain, whose amino-acid sequence MLEIGERPWGKYFVLADEPNYKLKRIEVNPGQKLSYQYHHKRQEQWTIIEGDATIVLDDKEINLKYGESIFIPLGAKHRMMNLSDKPVVFIEVQTGTYFGEDDIVRIEDEYDRA is encoded by the coding sequence ATGTTAGAAATTGGCGAAAGACCTTGGGGAAAATATTTTGTATTAGCGGATGAGCCGAATTACAAATTAAAAAGAATCGAAGTAAATCCCGGGCAAAAACTATCTTATCAATATCATCATAAAAGACAAGAGCAATGGACGATTATTGAAGGGGATGCTACGATAGTCTTAGACGATAAAGAGATTAACCTGAAATATGGTGAGAGCATTTTTATTCCGCTGGGAGCAAAGCATAGAATGATGAATCTTTCTGATAAACCTGTTGTTTTCATAGAGGTGCAGACCGGTACTTATTTTGGTGAGGATGATATCGTGAGAATTGAGGATGAGTATGACAGAGCATAA
- a CDS encoding glycosyltransferase family 2 protein: MKISVALCTFNGEKYLQQQIDSILHQTVKVNEIVVCDDGSGDSTLQILQEYHNQFPEIFRIYSNEKNLRSVKNFEKAISLCTGDFIFLSDQDDIWEEIKVERYLNHFKQHPTIDVICSNGYLIDDNNTQLEKYTVWDVPQILKSNNLDYFKIFCTIGNFATGASMAIRKSFVEKILPFPLIDGFHHDEWIAVIASEENRFDFINDKLFSYRIHSEQQVGGISYPKDENSKEKMIQKFDVNRTPKSFREYKIKFRTFNDKEKKFKEYLQNTPDTTLERLLNYIQSEHDLLKRKIKSEKPLLSFIFNFLYR; encoded by the coding sequence ATGAAAATATCTGTAGCTTTATGTACATTTAATGGTGAAAAATACCTTCAGCAACAGATTGATTCTATCCTTCATCAAACCGTTAAAGTAAACGAAATAGTCGTATGTGATGACGGATCCGGTGATTCAACCCTGCAAATTTTACAAGAATATCACAATCAATTTCCTGAAATCTTCAGAATTTATTCTAACGAAAAAAACCTGCGCAGTGTAAAGAACTTCGAGAAAGCCATTTCATTATGTACAGGAGATTTCATTTTTCTAAGTGATCAGGACGATATCTGGGAAGAAATAAAAGTAGAAAGATATCTTAACCACTTCAAGCAACATCCTACCATTGACGTTATTTGCTCAAATGGCTATTTGATTGATGATAACAATACTCAACTTGAAAAGTATACCGTTTGGGACGTTCCTCAAATTTTAAAGAGCAACAATTTAGATTATTTTAAAATTTTCTGTACCATAGGAAATTTTGCAACCGGTGCTTCAATGGCTATAAGAAAATCTTTTGTTGAAAAAATACTGCCTTTTCCTTTAATTGATGGCTTTCATCATGACGAATGGATTGCCGTTATCGCTTCAGAAGAAAACAGATTCGATTTTATCAATGATAAGCTTTTTAGCTACCGAATTCATAGTGAACAACAAGTTGGCGGAATATCGTATCCTAAAGATGAAAATTCAAAGGAGAAAATGATTCAAAAATTTGATGTGAACAGGACCCCCAAAAGCTTTAGGGAATATAAAATTAAGTTCAGAACATTTAATGATAAAGAGAAGAAATTTAAAGAATATCTTCAAAATACGCCCGATACAACCCTTGAACGACTGCTGAATTATATTCAGTCGGAACACGATCTTTTAAAAAGAAAAATCAAGTCTGAGAAGCCTCTTTTATCTTTCATTTTCAATTTCCTATACCGATGA
- a CDS encoding glycosyltransferase family 2 protein, whose translation MSEKISIIIPYYNGEDYIHETLKSVYDQTYPDFEIIIVNDGSDRAVLDSIENNEAFRNLTIVHQENQGQSSARNNGVTHASGKYILFLDCDDIIEKTFLEKTHQILSKNPAIRICYTKGKFFEKTDKEWVLQPFNTFDFLIENCIPITALIYKEDFEQTGGFDTQLSYYEDWDFWISLIEKGITPHKIDEFLFFYRIRNTTNSLTNTSIDNSSKLSDNFFKIYQKHYTFYQQNGLDFHSIMSLIRENKKYKAKYYNEWYRKLIYKFFKPKKYQKIYKN comes from the coding sequence ATGAGTGAAAAAATTTCTATTATCATTCCTTATTACAACGGTGAAGACTATATTCATGAAACGCTGAAAAGTGTTTATGACCAAACCTATCCGGATTTTGAAATCATCATTGTCAATGACGGTTCAGATAGAGCCGTTTTAGATTCTATTGAAAACAATGAGGCATTCAGGAATCTAACAATCGTTCACCAGGAAAACCAGGGACAGTCTTCAGCCCGCAATAACGGCGTAACACATGCTTCAGGAAAATATATCCTTTTTCTGGATTGTGATGATATCATAGAAAAGACATTTTTAGAAAAGACCCATCAGATTCTTTCTAAAAACCCTGCCATAAGAATTTGCTACACCAAAGGAAAATTCTTTGAAAAAACAGATAAGGAATGGGTTTTACAGCCTTTTAACACCTTTGATTTCTTAATTGAAAACTGTATTCCGATTACAGCACTTATTTACAAGGAAGATTTTGAGCAGACAGGTGGTTTTGATACCCAACTCAGCTATTATGAAGACTGGGATTTTTGGATCTCTTTAATTGAAAAAGGAATAACCCCCCATAAAATTGATGAGTTTTTGTTTTTCTACAGAATTAGAAATACTACCAATTCACTAACCAACACAAGCATAGACAACAGCTCGAAATTATCTGACAACTTCTTTAAGATCTATCAAAAGCATTATACTTTTTACCAACAAAACGGCTTGGATTTCCACAGCATTATGAGCTTAATCCGGGAGAATAAAAAGTATAAAGCTAAATATTATAATGAATGGTACAGAAAATTGATTTACAAATTTTTCAAGCCTAAAAAATACCAGAAGATTTATAAGAATTAA
- a CDS encoding glycosyltransferase family 4 protein: MKKNVLIDVERLKYPKSGIANVCISLIKGLDQKISAFNYTFYGPKANIPATKSKFNTINWKFWQKKIPVSTSAYALIHTTHQLSEYFHNLKKRQKKIVTLHDLNFLHDNSSARKVEKSKRLVQKNIGNADAIVCISEFVKDDFIKNKHLFQLKENVKIEVVYNGLMFPEKENFIPTRNYPFIDEKFILNIGVLFPKKNQNVLLDLISKNDRHLVLITSSAKSEYKEKFLEKIKILGLTERVHILENVENEEKYFLLQHCESYCHPSLAEGFGIPPVEAMYFGKPVFLSTFTSLPEIGGDLAFYFEDFSAERMNNVYLNGITTFNENKEAFQTRLKERALEFSYLKMAESYETIYKKLLD; the protein is encoded by the coding sequence ATGAAAAAAAATGTTCTGATAGATGTTGAACGATTAAAATATCCAAAATCCGGAATTGCAAACGTCTGTATATCACTGATAAAAGGATTAGATCAAAAAATATCTGCTTTTAATTATACATTTTACGGGCCAAAAGCCAATATTCCGGCTACAAAATCCAAATTTAATACCATAAACTGGAAATTCTGGCAAAAAAAGATTCCTGTATCTACCTCTGCTTATGCTCTTATTCACACAACGCATCAGCTTTCAGAATATTTTCATAACCTTAAAAAAAGGCAAAAAAAAATTGTGACTTTGCATGATCTTAATTTTTTACACGATAACAGCTCGGCAAGAAAAGTAGAAAAGAGCAAGCGTCTCGTACAAAAGAATATTGGAAATGCAGATGCGATTGTCTGTATCTCCGAATTTGTAAAGGATGATTTTATAAAGAATAAACATTTATTTCAATTAAAGGAAAATGTAAAAATAGAGGTCGTTTACAATGGTTTAATGTTTCCTGAAAAAGAAAACTTTATACCTACTAGAAATTATCCTTTTATTGATGAGAAGTTTATCCTGAATATTGGCGTTCTTTTCCCTAAAAAAAATCAGAATGTTCTGTTAGATTTAATTTCGAAAAATGACAGACATCTCGTTTTGATAACAAGCTCTGCAAAATCAGAGTATAAGGAAAAGTTTCTTGAAAAAATTAAAATATTAGGATTGACTGAACGGGTACATATTTTAGAGAATGTGGAGAATGAAGAGAAATATTTTCTGCTTCAGCATTGTGAATCTTATTGCCATCCTTCATTAGCAGAAGGTTTCGGAATACCGCCTGTTGAAGCGATGTATTTCGGGAAACCTGTTTTTCTCAGTACATTTACCAGCCTTCCCGAAATTGGAGGCGATTTGGCATTTTATTTTGAAGATTTTTCAGCGGAAAGAATGAATAATGTCTATCTGAACGGGATTACAACATTTAATGAAAATAAAGAAGCTTTTCAGACCAGATTAAAAGAAAGAGCTTTAGAATTCAGTTATCTTAAAATGGCTGAATCCTATGAAACTATTTATAAAAAACTATTGGATTAA
- a CDS encoding glycosyltransferase encodes MGIKRFFKNKIKDYRFIKNRRRVSVDLLNLDFFKSHPFNIPTQTNPEVSIIIHSINDLKMILNCLYAIEKYDQNISKEIIVINEKNVEAQQYLEKIKGISLLSNKESNGLTQTVNLSIEKAKGKFIYLLDSHTLVQENYLSSLMEVFKVKENAGAVGSKMISLENTVIEAGNLVFKNAEIIELGKSEAIDTPQFNFLRKVNFCAGSLLFHKINKNGDLNLLNETFSSLYFAEADLCLNLKKEKKLETYYHPFSEIACFDNSFKAGTGNDKENFVNYWKSYFADREYVNNEKIDYSTHYKAPNFLFLEENMPKPDQDSGSRRFLEIIKILQKNNHKITLAVRHFDEVTDLAYVKFFRGIGVEVCMDYVTLKDKIVKVADQVKEAIRSVDIIWLFRPIGFDYWYQDIKYLISGKKLVYDMVDLHYLRMERENKYIEVTKDREKLIDFFREKEYFGMNTVDAVVSISDEEKNAVSKNGVSYEKIFTVSNIHQAVHPKPVDFLKRDGLLFIGGYNHLPNIDAVKFLHNEIMPLVWEKNKEIKIFILGPDFPEELKQEYHSEQFQILGFQKSVDHWFENARVFVAPLRYGAGVKGKIGQALEFKLPVVTTGIGAEGMSLEDRKTALISDENPQNFADKILELYDNEQLWQTLHENSLLPLSKFSIETQEENIKKMLAYLGFED; translated from the coding sequence ATGGGAATTAAAAGGTTTTTTAAAAATAAAATCAAGGACTATCGCTTTATCAAAAATAGAAGAAGGGTATCGGTCGATCTTCTGAATCTTGATTTTTTTAAAAGTCATCCATTTAATATTCCTACACAAACCAATCCTGAAGTTTCAATTATTATTCATAGTATTAATGATTTGAAAATGATTCTCAATTGTCTTTATGCTATTGAAAAATATGATCAAAACATTTCCAAAGAAATTATTGTTATTAATGAAAAAAACGTTGAAGCCCAGCAATATTTAGAAAAGATAAAAGGAATAAGCCTGCTCAGTAATAAGGAAAGCAATGGTTTAACTCAAACTGTAAATCTTTCTATTGAAAAGGCAAAAGGAAAATTTATTTATCTTTTAGACTCTCATACCTTGGTTCAGGAAAATTATTTGTCAAGTTTAATGGAGGTTTTTAAAGTCAAAGAAAATGCAGGTGCAGTAGGTTCTAAAATGATTTCACTGGAAAATACCGTAATCGAAGCCGGAAATTTAGTTTTTAAAAACGCAGAAATTATAGAATTAGGTAAATCTGAAGCAATTGATACGCCTCAATTTAATTTTTTAAGAAAAGTAAACTTTTGTGCAGGAAGTCTGTTATTTCATAAAATCAATAAAAACGGAGATTTAAATTTACTGAACGAAACTTTTTCTTCATTATATTTTGCAGAAGCAGATTTGTGTTTGAATCTGAAAAAAGAAAAAAAATTAGAAACTTACTATCATCCGTTTTCAGAGATTGCTTGTTTTGATAATTCTTTTAAAGCAGGAACTGGCAATGATAAAGAAAATTTCGTTAATTATTGGAAATCTTATTTTGCAGATAGAGAATATGTAAATAACGAAAAAATCGATTACAGTACGCATTACAAGGCTCCAAACTTTCTTTTTCTGGAAGAAAATATGCCCAAACCTGATCAGGATTCCGGGTCGAGAAGATTTTTAGAAATCATTAAAATCCTTCAAAAAAATAATCATAAAATTACTTTAGCAGTAAGACATTTCGATGAGGTGACCGATCTTGCCTACGTAAAATTCTTCAGAGGAATAGGCGTAGAAGTATGTATGGATTATGTTACGTTAAAGGATAAAATTGTAAAAGTTGCAGATCAGGTAAAAGAAGCGATTCGTTCGGTCGACATTATCTGGTTGTTCAGGCCAATAGGTTTTGATTATTGGTATCAGGATATCAAGTATCTTATTTCCGGAAAGAAACTGGTGTATGATATGGTAGATCTTCATTATTTAAGGATGGAGCGGGAGAATAAGTATATCGAGGTCACAAAAGACAGAGAAAAACTTATCGATTTTTTCAGAGAGAAAGAATATTTTGGAATGAATACCGTAGATGCTGTGGTGTCTATCAGCGATGAAGAAAAAAATGCAGTTTCGAAGAACGGAGTAAGCTATGAGAAAATATTTACGGTAAGCAATATTCATCAGGCGGTACATCCAAAGCCTGTTGATTTCTTAAAGAGAGACGGACTTCTTTTTATTGGGGGGTATAATCACTTACCGAATATTGATGCCGTAAAGTTTCTGCATAATGAGATTATGCCTTTGGTATGGGAAAAAAATAAAGAGATTAAAATTTTTATTTTAGGCCCGGATTTTCCTGAAGAGCTGAAGCAGGAATATCATTCAGAACAATTTCAGATTTTAGGATTCCAGAAATCGGTTGATCACTGGTTCGAAAACGCCAGGGTTTTTGTGGCGCCGCTTCGGTACGGAGCCGGAGTAAAAGGGAAAATCGGACAAGCTTTAGAGTTTAAATTACCAGTTGTTACCACAGGCATCGGAGCGGAAGGAATGAGCCTGGAAGACCGTAAAACCGCATTGATTTCTGATGAAAATCCACAGAATTTTGCGGATAAAATCCTTGAGCTTTATGACAATGAACAGTTGTGGCAGACTTTACATGAAAACAGCCTTTTGCCGCTTTCAAAATTCTCCATAGAAACTCAGGAAGAGAATATCAAGAAAATGCTTGCATACTTAGGATTTGAAGATTAA